From Dehalococcoidia bacterium, a single genomic window includes:
- a CDS encoding ABC transporter permease translates to MNLVESVRIAFAALAANKLRAALTMLGIIIGVAAVIALMSIGKGVQATVTAQIQGLGSNLVFIRPGAARDGRIVFGAGTQQTLTYEDAQALAEPGILPHVVGVAPELSQPAQIVTPGRNWATRVVGTTPDYEFVRNARPALGEFITKSHVEARSSVVVLGANVATNLFGAESPIDQTVRIALQGRTTTNFRVIGVLEPKGSTPLGNQDDQVIIPITTMYARVFANRTTRGQQTVNLINVAIDDPRNIAPTVATIGEILRQRHRVVEDDFTIQSQEDMLSTARQVTDVLTIFLGSVAGISLLVGGIGIMNIMLVSVTERTREIGIRKAVGAKRRDILAQFLVEAVVVSGVGGLVGIVLGMGIGRLLENLNLGTQRLVALVTPDAILLAFSVSVAIGLFFGIYPASRAAALNPIDALRYE, encoded by the coding sequence ATGAACCTAGTTGAGAGCGTTCGAATCGCCTTCGCGGCGCTGGCGGCCAACAAGCTGCGCGCTGCGCTGACGATGCTCGGCATCATCATCGGCGTGGCCGCGGTGATCGCGCTGATGTCGATCGGGAAAGGCGTCCAAGCCACGGTGACGGCGCAGATCCAAGGGCTGGGGAGCAATCTGGTCTTTATTCGTCCTGGCGCGGCGCGCGATGGTCGGATTGTCTTCGGCGCCGGCACCCAGCAAACCCTCACCTACGAGGATGCGCAGGCGCTTGCCGAGCCGGGCATCCTGCCGCATGTCGTGGGGGTCGCGCCTGAGCTGAGCCAGCCAGCGCAGATCGTGACGCCGGGACGCAACTGGGCGACGCGAGTCGTAGGCACGACGCCGGACTATGAGTTTGTGCGCAACGCGCGTCCTGCGCTTGGTGAGTTCATCACGAAGAGTCATGTTGAGGCGCGGTCCTCCGTCGTGGTGCTCGGGGCGAATGTGGCAACGAACCTGTTTGGCGCTGAGTCGCCGATCGATCAGACGGTGCGCATCGCCCTTCAGGGCAGGACCACCACCAACTTTCGGGTGATTGGGGTGCTGGAGCCGAAAGGATCGACCCCGCTTGGCAATCAGGATGATCAAGTGATCATCCCGATCACAACGATGTATGCTCGCGTCTTCGCCAACCGCACCACCCGCGGTCAGCAGACGGTCAATTTGATCAATGTCGCGATTGATGACCCGCGGAATATCGCGCCGACGGTTGCTACTATCGGCGAGATCTTGCGTCAGCGTCACCGCGTCGTCGAGGATGATTTCACCATCCAGAGCCAAGAGGATATGCTGTCGACGGCGCGGCAGGTGACCGATGTCCTCACGATCTTCCTCGGCAGTGTAGCCGGGATTTCGCTGCTGGTCGGCGGGATCGGCATTATGAACATCATGCTGGTCTCGGTGACGGAGCGGACACGCGAGATCGGCATCCGTAAGGCGGTGGGAGCAAAACGCCGAGATATCCTCGCCCAGTTCCTTGTGGAGGCGGTTGTCGTCTCAGGGGTGGGAGGCCTCGTTGGGATCGTGCTCGGGATGGGGATCGGGCGGCTGCTGGAGAACCTGAACCTCGGGACGCAGCGGTTAGTCGCCCTCGTAACGCCAGATGCTATCCTGTTGGCGTTTAGCGTCTCGGTCGCGATTGGGCTGTTCTTCGGGATCTATCCGGCATCTCGCGCGGCGGCGCTCAATCCGATCGACGCGCTTCGCTACGAATGA
- a CDS encoding PDZ domain-containing protein has translation MKKHVVALGSLAAAGALVIGLVVGTGVVAAQTPPTQTPGAQQQQTRGWLGVVLNESNNQVTVRSVVPDSPAARAGIQANDRIVSINGQNVTTIAQVQNILNPLQPNAQVQIVLNRNNATQTVTVTLGTVPARGARGGGLFGLPFGPRINLPFDNFRGGSFAYVDEQGRTQTIVTTMGRVTSVDAANNRVTIEKNGGGSQTFRVDANTRLRGTLAELQTGTQVVVTANQSAPDLALSIHAVGARGGLRGPKGPAPGATR, from the coding sequence GTGAAAAAGCACGTCGTTGCGCTTGGCAGTCTAGCGGCCGCCGGCGCCTTGGTGATAGGGCTCGTGGTCGGGACGGGGGTCGTTGCCGCCCAAACCCCGCCAACCCAGACCCCTGGCGCCCAGCAGCAGCAAACCCGCGGCTGGTTGGGCGTGGTGCTGAATGAGAGCAACAACCAAGTCACTGTCCGGTCGGTCGTGCCAGACAGCCCGGCAGCGCGCGCAGGCATCCAAGCGAATGACCGTATTGTCAGCATCAACGGCCAGAACGTGACGACGATCGCCCAAGTGCAGAATATCCTCAATCCGCTGCAGCCGAACGCTCAGGTGCAGATCGTTCTTAACCGCAACAATGCCACTCAAACCGTGACTGTAACGCTCGGCACCGTGCCGGCCCGGGGCGCGCGGGGAGGCGGGCTGTTCGGGCTGCCGTTTGGGCCGCGAATCAACCTCCCGTTTGACAACTTCCGCGGCGGCAGCTTCGCCTATGTCGACGAACAAGGACGCACCCAGACCATCGTAACGACGATGGGCCGGGTGACCAGCGTCGATGCGGCGAACAACCGGGTGACGATCGAGAAGAACGGCGGCGGCAGCCAGACCTTCCGCGTCGACGCCAACACCCGCCTGCGCGGCACGCTCGCAGAGCTGCAGACCGGCACGCAGGTCGTCGTTACCGCTAATCAGTCGGCGCCGGACCTCGCGCTGAGCATCCATGCCGTAGGCGCGCGGGGCGGGCTTCGCGGCCCGAAAGGCCCGGCGCCGGGCGCCACGCG